CCGTGCCCAGAGACAGCTCTCGCCCGTCAGCGACTCCGTCGTCGTCAGTGTCGGCCTGCACCGGGTTCGTGCCGACATCTAGCTCTTGGCCGTCAACGACGCCGTCGTTGTCCGTGTCCGCCTCAGTCGGATCGGTCTTTCCGGACGCCTCTCGCTGGTCGGGCAATCCATCGCTGTCAGTATCAGTGACGGTCGGGTTCGTTCCGAGCGCCAGCTCGCGTTCGTCCGATAGCCCGTCGCCGTCCGTGTCACCCTGTCGCGGATCGGTGCCCTGTTGAATCTCAATTCTATCGGTGACGCCGTCCTCGTCAGTGTCTGCGGCCGTTGGGTCCGTCCCGTGCTGGTGGACCTCCGCACCGTCCGACAGCCCGTCGCCGTCAGTGTCGGCATCAGTGAGATTTGTTCCCTGAGATACCTCATTGCTGTTGTTGAGTCCGTCGTCATCAATATCACCGGCACGCTGAATCGGCTGCAGAGACACCGCCTGCCGATCTATTGTGGCATTAGCGCTCGTGTTGTAGAGAGAGACAGAGAGATTATCGAGTCCCGCAGTTCCGGGTGTCGTGAGGGCTGCAGTTCCGTTCGGGCCGACCGACGTACAGGTCGCCGACCCGTTCGCACGCGTACAGACCGAGAGACTTTCTTGTGGCGAACTAACGGTTACGGCGATTCGATACCCGCTGGGCCACTCGCCGTCTAGCTGTTCCCAGACGAACACGGTCCCGTTCGGTCCATCCGCAGTAGCCTGTGTGGGTTGGGCTGACTGTATCGCTGGCGCTGTTTCGTTGCCCGGTGCTGTGTATTCAGCATACTGCCCGGCGTTCTCGGCGGCAGCGACACCGACGGAGACAGACGCGACTGTCAACAGGAGAAGCAAAGCGCATATTCCGCTCACGATTCGGCGTCTCATACCGCATGAGTGTCACAGCGAGACAATATCCCTTTTGCCATATAGCCTCCCTGTCATATCTAACCACACCTGACAATTCAGTGGTAGCTTGGCAGATACAAACTACTTACTCATCGGATAGTCCGAGTTCCGATCCAACGACCTGATCCATCCCACGCCGAATCCGTTGTGACATCGCCGATGGGGAAATATCGAGTTTGTCCGCCAGCTCAGCCTGTGAAATGCCGCGAGGCACGTCGAAGTAGCCCTCCCTATGTGCCGTCTCAAGTGCGACTTGCTGATCCGCAGTCAGCCCGCACGCACCGGCGTTTGCTTCGCCGGTGGTCCAGTACAGTCGGTCGAGTCTAAATGTGACATTCCGCTCGGAACACTCGGATCGGAACTGTGACAGTGCCGCCCGCGACCGAAACTGTGCGTGTACCAACCACTGTCCACCTGTCCCTTCGATGTTGAGTGCCCGTCCCCCAGCACGGACGAGCGAAGGCGTGATACGAACGGCGCTGTCAGCTACCTCGATCCGATAGACACGGTTCGTCTCTGTCCAGTCTAACACCGTGGGAGCACACACTGTGCTATCCCGCTCCAGTGCTGTTTCGAACTGGTCGAGGGTCTCACCTGCGGCCGCTATCACCAGAAAGCTCGACGTACCGTCGTCGACCATTTGCTCCGGACAGACTGTTACATCCGGACTGCTCTCGATTGCATCCGTCAGAATCAGCTCCGGATGACTCAAACACAGATCGACACCGAGGCTTTTCTCCCGTGGTTCCCCATCTGTCTCCGATGGATTTGCCGGCCCGTAGCCCGTGCCATCAACTGGCCGGTCCGCCTCGGTTGTCGACCCCTGATCGCCGGTGTTGCGCATACGGACACCAGACGAACCTTGCACAAGGCCATTATCACTATATTAATAGTACTCTCTGATAGAGAGGCTATATTGAAGCCGTTCTATGTTTGTGATGGCGAACATTAGGACAATCTCTCGGAATTGTCGATACCAGCTAAGCG
The Haloarcula sp. CBA1129 genome window above contains:
- a CDS encoding helix-turn-helix domain-containing protein; protein product: MRNTGDQGSTTEADRPVDGTGYGPANPSETDGEPREKSLGVDLCLSHPELILTDAIESSPDVTVCPEQMVDDGTSSFLVIAAAGETLDQFETALERDSTVCAPTVLDWTETNRVYRIEVADSAVRITPSLVRAGGRALNIEGTGGQWLVHAQFRSRAALSQFRSECSERNVTFRLDRLYWTTGEANAGACGLTADQQVALETAHREGYFDVPRGISQAELADKLDISPSAMSQRIRRGMDQVVGSELGLSDE